Proteins encoded by one window of Panicum virgatum strain AP13 chromosome 7N, P.virgatum_v5, whole genome shotgun sequence:
- the LOC120682700 gene encoding transcription factor BHLH6-like isoform X2 encodes MDAEMGDSYWEETQRYLEYEELSIYLEAQEDAMSCYDSSSPDGSNSHSSSAAPAGDGKGAGSGAADGANKNIIMERDRRRKLNEKLYALRSVVPNITKMDKASIIKDAIEYIQQLQAEERQVLQEVRALESAAGAPQAIDDEGLLPLEAAERAKKAKRARSSVPLSAAAPHGAAPPPPPLEVLELHVSEVGERVLVVSLACRKRRDAMARVCRAIEELRLRVITASITSVAGCLMHTVFVEVDEMDGIQMKQMVEAALAQIDATGSPPSYMSY; translated from the exons ATGGATGCGGAGATGGGCGACAGCTACTGGGAGGAGACGCAGCGCTACCTGGAGTACGAGGAGCTCAG CATCTACCTGGAGGCGCAGGAGGACGCCATGTCCTGCTACGACTCCAGCTCGCCGGACGGGTCCAACTCCCATTCCTCCTCGGCAGCTCCGGCGGGTGATGGTAAGGgggccggcagcggcgcggcggacggggccaacaagaacatcatcatggagcgcgaccgccgccgcaagcTCAACGAGAAGCTCTACGCGCTGCGCAGCGTCGTGCCAAACATCACCAAG ATGGACAAGGCATCGATCATCAAGGACGCGATCGAGTACATCCAGCAGCtgcaggcggaggagcggcaGGTGCTGCAGGAGGTGCGCGCGCTCgagtccgccgccggcgcgccgcaggCGATCGACGACGAGGGCCTCCTCCCGCtcgaggcggcggagcgggcgaAGAAGGCGAAGCGCGCGCGGTCGTCGGTGCCgctgtccgccgccgccccccacggcgccgcgccgccgcccccgcccctggAGGTCCTGGAGCTGCACGTGTCGGAGGTGGGCGAGCGCGTGCTGGTGGTGAGCCTGGCGTGCCGCAAGCGCCGCGACGCCATGGCCCGCGTGTGCCGCGCCATCGAGGAGCTCCGGCTCCGCGTCATCACCGCTAGCATCACCTCCGTCGCCGGATGCCTCATGCACACCGTCTTCGTCGAG GTAGATGAAATGGATGGGATCCAGATGAAGCAGATGGTCGAGGCTGCTCTCGCTCAGATCGACGCCACCGGAAGCCCGCCAAGTTACATGAGCTATTAG
- the LOC120682700 gene encoding transcription factor BHLH6-like isoform X1: MDAEMGDSYWEETQRYLEYEELSIYLEAQEDAMSCYDSSSPDGSNSHSSSAAPAGDGKGAGSGAADGANKNIIMERDRRRKLNEKLYALRSVVPNITKMDKASIIKDAIEYIQQLQAEERQVLQEVRALESAAGAPQAIDDEGLLPLEAAERAKKAKRARSSVPLSAAAPHGAAPPPPPLEVLELHVSEVGERVLVVSLACRKRRDAMARVCRAIEELRLRVITASITSVAGCLMHTVFVEVPLDSIEIESLLSLTSFFPPCDHRHNLCRSSHGLAMELTRTLTIRLRLSNSAFL, encoded by the exons ATGGATGCGGAGATGGGCGACAGCTACTGGGAGGAGACGCAGCGCTACCTGGAGTACGAGGAGCTCAG CATCTACCTGGAGGCGCAGGAGGACGCCATGTCCTGCTACGACTCCAGCTCGCCGGACGGGTCCAACTCCCATTCCTCCTCGGCAGCTCCGGCGGGTGATGGTAAGGgggccggcagcggcgcggcggacggggccaacaagaacatcatcatggagcgcgaccgccgccgcaagcTCAACGAGAAGCTCTACGCGCTGCGCAGCGTCGTGCCAAACATCACCAAG ATGGACAAGGCATCGATCATCAAGGACGCGATCGAGTACATCCAGCAGCtgcaggcggaggagcggcaGGTGCTGCAGGAGGTGCGCGCGCTCgagtccgccgccggcgcgccgcaggCGATCGACGACGAGGGCCTCCTCCCGCtcgaggcggcggagcgggcgaAGAAGGCGAAGCGCGCGCGGTCGTCGGTGCCgctgtccgccgccgccccccacggcgccgcgccgccgcccccgcccctggAGGTCCTGGAGCTGCACGTGTCGGAGGTGGGCGAGCGCGTGCTGGTGGTGAGCCTGGCGTGCCGCAAGCGCCGCGACGCCATGGCCCGCGTGTGCCGCGCCATCGAGGAGCTCCGGCTCCGCGTCATCACCGCTAGCATCACCTCCGTCGCCGGATGCCTCATGCACACCGTCTTCGTCGAGGTACCCTTGGATTCGATCGAAATCGAGTCGCTCCTCAGTCTTACTAGTTTTTTTCCCCCTTGTGACCATCGACATAACCTTTGCCGGAGCTCCCACGGGTTGGCCATGGAGTTGACTCGTACCTTGACCATACGACTCAGGCTTTCCAATTCCGCTTTTCTTTGA
- the LOC120682701 gene encoding transcription factor BHLH6-like — protein MEMGDSFEYYWEMQRLFESDELSVYLNGAQDDALSCYDSSSPDGSMSNSSWAPAPAATAADDAKGPGADAAAAEGGAAEAAARNIIMERNRRRKLNEKLYALRSVVPNITKMDKASIIKDAIEYIQQLQAEERRALRELEAAGGAQRMDEYGYDEGVLLQAERAKRLRRARPVAPAGPVEVLELRVAEVGERVLVVSVTCGKGRDAMARVCRAVEELRLRVITASITSVAGCLMHTIFVEVDQGDDRARMKRTIEAALAQLDAGSPLSVMSY, from the exons ATGGAGATGGGAGACAGCTTCGAGTACTACTGGGAGATGCAGCGCTTATTCGAATCCGACGAGCTCAG CGTCTACCTGAATGGCGCGCAGGACGACGCGCTGTCCTGCTACGACTCCAGCTCGCCGGACGGGTCCATGTCCAACTCGTcctgggcgccggcgccggcggcgaccgcggcggaCGACGCCAAGGGACCCGGCGCggacgcggccgcggccgagggcggcgcggcggaggcggcggccaggaaCATCATCATGGAGCGCAACCGCCGGCGCAAGCTGAACGAGAAGCTCTACGCGCTGCGCAGCGTCGTGCCCAACATCACAAAG ATGGACAAGGCGTCGATCATCAAGGACGCCATCGAGTACATCCAGCAGCtgcaggcggaggagcggcgggcgctgcgggagctcgaggccgccggcggcgcgcagcgtATGGACGAGTACGGGTACGACGAGGGCGTCCTCCTGCAGGCGGAGCGGGCGAAGAGACTGAGGCGCGCGCGGCCCGTCGCCCCGGCGGGGCCCGTGGAGGTCCTGGAGCTGCGCGTGGCGGAGGTGGGCGAGCGCGTGCTGGTGGTGAGCGTGACGTGCGGCAAGGGCCGCGACGCCATGGCCCGCGTGTGCCGCGCCGTCGAGGAGCTCCGGCTCCGCGTCATCACCGCCAGCATCACCTCCGTCGCCGGCTGCCTCATGCACACCATCTTCGTCGAG GTGGATCAAGGGGACGACCGTGCTCGGATGAAGCGCACCATCGAGGCCGCCCTCGCGCAGCTCGACGCCGGGAGCCCCCTGAGTGTGATGAGCTACTAG